In Ruania zhangjianzhongii, the following proteins share a genomic window:
- a CDS encoding ADP-ribosylglycohydrolase family protein: MRLTWAQPEDLVAHELVALREQGADESALAAAADRWQAGGGSVLPERAGASANPASPQLRALAREVLAELAALQPVSAGEPDEWSAIAALLPAKSRPATAELTGAASPHLAEIGRVRGAWWGRSVGCLLGKPVEKIPREGIEEIARATGTWPITGYFTAVGLPEETVARWPWNRRSAPTSLRENINGMPEDDDLNFPLLALDLLEVHGADLTTADVAQSWLANLPAGRVFTAERAAYRNLLEARPVPETATHQNPFREWIGALIRTDVYGWAHPGNPIAAAELAWRDARLSHTRNGLYGAMWAAALCSSALVARSVDEVLDAGESVLPPDSRLAAAVQDGRRIGLALRAGSVTEAEALDHLHAGYGHLHWVHTLNNAALIACALAAAGQPPAPAGQPPTPAGDLSVARTRSGDENVTHREAPPVDFGRGIRLAVAAGWDTDSAGATVGSVLGALVGQDGIDPAWTAPLHDRLATSLPGAPERSLTELADRTRALPGRMGR, encoded by the coding sequence GTGAGACTCACCTGGGCTCAGCCGGAGGACCTGGTGGCGCACGAGCTGGTGGCGCTGCGAGAGCAGGGTGCCGACGAATCGGCGCTCGCCGCGGCTGCAGACCGGTGGCAGGCGGGTGGCGGGTCGGTGCTCCCCGAGCGTGCCGGTGCCAGCGCGAACCCGGCGTCCCCGCAGCTGCGCGCCCTCGCTCGCGAGGTGCTCGCCGAGCTTGCCGCGCTGCAGCCGGTCAGTGCTGGCGAACCCGATGAGTGGAGCGCCATCGCGGCACTCCTCCCAGCCAAGAGCAGGCCGGCGACGGCGGAGCTCACCGGGGCGGCATCGCCGCACCTGGCGGAGATTGGCCGGGTGCGAGGTGCCTGGTGGGGTCGGTCCGTGGGCTGCCTGCTCGGCAAACCGGTGGAGAAGATCCCGCGGGAGGGGATCGAGGAGATCGCCCGCGCGACCGGAACCTGGCCGATCACCGGTTACTTCACCGCTGTCGGCCTGCCCGAGGAGACGGTGGCCCGGTGGCCGTGGAACCGCCGCTCCGCGCCGACCTCGCTGCGCGAGAACATCAACGGGATGCCCGAGGACGACGACCTCAACTTCCCACTGCTTGCCCTGGACCTGCTGGAGGTGCACGGCGCAGACCTGACCACGGCGGACGTTGCGCAGTCCTGGCTGGCGAACCTGCCCGCCGGCCGCGTGTTCACCGCGGAGCGGGCCGCGTACCGGAACCTGCTCGAGGCCCGCCCGGTGCCGGAGACCGCCACGCACCAGAACCCGTTCCGAGAGTGGATCGGTGCCCTGATCCGCACCGACGTCTACGGCTGGGCCCACCCGGGCAACCCGATCGCCGCGGCCGAGCTCGCCTGGCGAGACGCCCGGCTCAGTCACACCCGCAACGGCCTGTACGGGGCGATGTGGGCAGCCGCCCTGTGCTCGTCGGCGCTGGTGGCCAGATCGGTGGACGAGGTGCTGGACGCGGGGGAGTCGGTACTGCCCCCGGACTCTCGGCTGGCCGCCGCAGTCCAGGATGGCCGCCGGATCGGGCTCGCGCTGCGCGCCGGCTCGGTCACGGAGGCCGAGGCGCTGGACCACCTGCATGCGGGCTACGGCCACCTGCACTGGGTGCACACCCTCAACAACGCGGCGCTGATCGCTTGCGCGCTCGCCGCCGCCGGCCAGCCGCCCGCCCCCGCGGGCCAGCCGCCCACCCCCGCGGGTGACCTTTCCGTCGCGAGAACGCGATCTGGCGACGAGAATGTCACCCACCGGGAGGCGCCGCCGGTGGACTTCGGCCGTGGCATCCGGCTGGCGGTGGCCGCGGGCTGGGATACCGACTCGGCCGGCGCCACTGTCGGTTCCGTGCTCGGCGCCCTGGTCGGCCAGGACGGGATCGACCCGGCCTGGACCGCCCCGCTGCACGACCGGCTCGCCACGTCGCTACCGGGCGCCCCGGAACGTTCGCTGACCGAGCTCGCCGACCGCACCCGCGCCCTACCGGGGAGGATGGGCAGATGA
- a CDS encoding ribokinase translates to MNVVVVGSVNTDVVARVARIPSPGETLLGSDLARYGGGKGANQAVAAARAGGADVAFVGAVGEDPDADARRTALEADGIDTTGLVTVPGPTGTALITVADDGENAIVVAAGANGAREQLSAGQLEVLARAEVVITQLEVPIPLVLQAGRRRPKGSLFLLNAAPSTAMTDPATAADLLAVTDVLVVNEHELADIAGGIGTEAAITQVTGQVRVLIVTLGSAGALVAVGTERREVAAFGVTAVDTTGAGDTFCGVLAARLAGVAESGADPDIDVIAEAARVASAAAALAVGTAGAQESVPTAAAVAAQLARTPHATSAGENTA, encoded by the coding sequence ATGAACGTCGTAGTGGTCGGCAGCGTGAACACCGATGTGGTGGCCCGGGTGGCCCGCATCCCCAGCCCGGGGGAGACACTCCTCGGCTCGGACCTGGCCCGCTACGGCGGGGGTAAGGGGGCGAACCAGGCAGTTGCCGCGGCTCGGGCCGGCGGGGCGGATGTCGCGTTCGTCGGTGCCGTCGGCGAGGACCCCGACGCCGACGCCCGCCGCACCGCGCTGGAGGCCGACGGGATCGACACCACCGGACTGGTCACCGTGCCCGGTCCGACCGGCACCGCGCTGATCACCGTGGCCGATGATGGGGAGAACGCCATCGTGGTGGCCGCCGGCGCGAATGGCGCCCGTGAGCAGCTCTCCGCCGGTCAGCTCGAGGTCCTCGCCCGCGCCGAGGTGGTGATCACGCAGCTCGAGGTACCGATCCCGCTGGTACTGCAGGCCGGCCGGCGCCGCCCGAAGGGCAGCCTGTTCCTGCTGAACGCCGCCCCGTCCACGGCGATGACCGACCCGGCCACCGCCGCGGACCTGCTCGCCGTGACCGACGTGCTGGTGGTGAACGAGCACGAGCTCGCCGATATCGCCGGAGGCATCGGCACCGAGGCTGCGATCACTCAGGTCACCGGGCAGGTGCGGGTACTGATCGTCACCCTCGGTTCCGCCGGCGCCCTGGTCGCGGTCGGCACCGAGCGCCGCGAGGTGGCCGCGTTCGGTGTCACCGCGGTGGACACCACCGGCGCCGGGGACACCTTCTGCGGCGTGCTCGCCGCCCGGTTGGCTGGGGTCGCAGAGTCTGGCGCCGATCCCGATATCGACGTCATCGCCGAGGCTGCCCGGGTCGCCTCGGCAGCCGCCGCACTCGCGGTCGGCACCGCCGGTGCCCAGGAATCGGTCCCCACCGCAGCGGCTGTCGCCGCACAGCTTGCCCGTACCCCGCACGCCACGTCCGCAGGAGAGAACACAGCATGA